The Syntrophales bacterium genomic sequence CTCGCGGCCGATCGCCACGGCTTCTTCGGAGGAGGCGCTGCTGTCCACGCCCTTCGTCTTGCTATCGGCATCCAAAAGCGCCATGATTTCCGATGCGTTTCCGCGGATGATCGTCGGGGGAACGGTTTTGATAAGTTCACGCGCCGTCTTGGTACGGTATGAGGTCGCCCCGGCGCCAGCTGGGTCAAGAACGATCGGAATTCCTTTTTTGCGCGCCGCCTCGGCCGCCTTGAACATCGAGGCTACCCATCCTTCACTCAAGGTGCCGATGTTGACGACCAAGGCAGAGGCAATCCCGACCATCTCCTCCATTTCTTGCCCGGCATGGGCCATGATCGGCGAGGCGCCGATGGCAAGCAGGGCGTTGGCCGTATTGTTCATCACTACGTAGTTCGTTATGTTGTGAACCACCGGCCCTTTTTCCCTGATTGCCTGCACCGCTGCCCATATTGAAGAAGGCGTCATAATTCAAGATACTCCTGAACGATATGGGGAACACACCATAAATCAACTCTCAAAATATGCTCCGAAATTTCCCATATAAAAAGGGCTTCCCGAGGGAAGCCCTTACTTTTGGTGAGCCCTGTCGGGATCGAACCGACAACCTACTGATTAAGAGTTATCCCATCTAAGCCCAATAAGGGCTAAATAGCTGAATTTTCACTGTAGTATCATTGGCTCTCTAGTGCCTAATAGGGTCTGGAGAGCCTATTTTTTTGTCTTTTCACCCACTAAAATCACCCACAGGAGTTTGGGTAGGTAATGTTTTCCACACAGTTTACCGTATCCGCTGGTTTCATTGGCCCAACATTTGAAACACCTGGGATAAAAGGAATTTTTGGTTTTTCTTTTATTGTTCCTATTATCTCGCTTATATCTGTTTTAGTTTTATTCCATCCTATTAAAAAGAAAACTCCCATAATAATCCCAAGAATACCAGAAATTAAATTTAAATTAATCGATAAAGTTGTTTGATAACTAGTTTGTTTTGATATTTCTGAAATTGCATTGATTAAGCATGGTATACCTACAGCGAACGAACCAATAAAAAAATCCTTCCAATTACTTTGACAGGCGGTTTGTAAGTTTTCCAATTCACTGGGTGTTAGGGAATAATCAACTCTTTCAGGGTCATAGTGAATATAGTTACTATTCTGCATGTCCATTTTCTCCTTATTCCTTGGGTAATAAACCCAGGACACCAAGAGCAAAAATTCTAACATTCCCACAATTATTACATATTAATGCCGCAACGGGTATCTGAGGCGTGGGTATTCTTAAAGAGCCGGATAAATCGGTAATGGGCAATGATACAGGCTGGTCTGCCACGGCCCAATTGTTTTTACTGCATAACTCGCAAACAACATTAATTTTTTTATTTCCAAGTGCTTCAATTACTTTTTGCTGGTAGTCGCCTGGTAATCCCATTTTATCACCCTCCCCAAAAGCTATCCACACCCAACACTTGACAAGTTTTATACACCTGTTATTATTAAGATACAATAAATTTTAATTATAAAAATATGTGTTCTCACAACAAAATCAAAAAAGTAGGAGAAAGGCTAAGACCCTTCATGGGAGGTTGGAGAATTTTTGAAGTTTGGAAATGCCCCGCCTGCGGATTTGAAGAAATAAGGCAAACCAATTTTATGCAGTACAGCAGAAACAAATATGATAGTCAAGCGAGATTTGAAATTAAGTAAGTATAATCAGCCGTCCTTTGACAACTAATCAGTAGCTCTTCCCCGAAAAACTCACCCACAATATTCACCCACAAACCAAAAAGGGGCTAGCTTTAGATAAGCTAACCCCCTGAAATTTGGTGAGCCCTGTCGGGATCGAACCGACAACCTACTGATTAAGAGTCAGTTGCTCTACCAGCTGAGCTAAGGGCCCTGATTCTATACTGTTCTGGTGCGCCCGGTAGGATTCGAACCTACGACCAACAGATTCGAAGTCTGCGACTCTATCCAGCTGAGCTACGGGCGCATGATTTTGCTGTTTCTATCTCTGCCCGGCGCCATAACTGGGGTGAGTGAAGGGATTTGAACCCTCGGCCTCCGGGGCCACAACCCGGCACTCTAACCAGCTGAGCTACACCCACCATCCATATATGGTGCGCCTGGAGGGATTCGAACTCTCGACCCACGGATTAGAAGTCCGTTGCTCTATCCAGCTGAGCTACAGGCGCATTCCTTTTCCAAGCCTGCGTTCAGTATCTCTTCACAGAACGTGGACTTCTAAACTCTTTAACTTTTTTTGTCAAGCTCAAAATAAAATTTTATGGAATAAAAATATTGACGGGCAGCGCTATAAGCGGCTATTATACCGGCAAATCTGAAGAGTTTGTTATTGGTCTCCATGAATTTGAAAACATTGATTAATTCATTATAATTAAGCGGCAGGAGGGAAAAGTGGCTCGCACGGTAATCGCTGGGAACTGGAAGATGAACAAAACCATTGGCGAAGCGGTTGCCTTTGCCGCTGATTTATGCAAAGCGCTCGCAGATAAACCTGATTTGCCCGAAATAATCATCGCCCCGCCCTTCACCGCCCTTCAAGCCGTTTCCGCCGTAATCAGCGGATCATCTATATCCCTGGCCGCGCAGAATATCCACGAGGCGGATAAGGGCGCGTTCACAGGCGAGATATCCGGCGGGATGCTTCGGGAAGCCGGCTGCCGCTTCGTAATCATCGGCCACTCGGAAAGGCGAATCCTCTTCGGCGAGGAAAATGAGCGCCTCAACAAAAAGCTCGTTGCCGCCCTCGGGGCCGGTCTAAACCCAATATTCTGCATAGGGGAATCCCTCCAGAATCGAGAAGAAAACCGCATGGAAGAGGTTATCGGAGAGCAACTGAAAGAAGGGTTGAATAATCTTGACGACAATGATATAAGGCGCATCCTTATCGCCTATGAACCGGTCTGGGCGATTGGAACGGGGAAAACGGCTGCCCCGTCGCAGGCCCAGGAAATGCACCGGTTTATCAGGAATTGGATAGCCGGAAGGCACTCAAAAGAACTTTCGGAAGAGACCGTCATCCTGTACGGAGGCAGCGTCACACCCCAGAACGTCGCCCTGCTCATGTCCCAGCCAGACATTAACGGGGCGCTTGTCGGCGGGGCGAGTCTGGATGTAGAATCTTTTGTGCGGATTGTAGAATATAAATCAAATCAAGGGGTATAAAAAAGTGCATACACTGATCACCATTTTACACATCATCATTTGCCTAATTCTGATTCTCGTCGTTCTTCTTCAGGCAGGAAAAGGCGCCAGCATGGGCGCTGTTTTCGGAGGTTCAAGCCAGACAGTCTTCGGAAGCAGCGGACCGGGGGGCTTCCTCAGCCGGATGACGACAGTCGTCGCGGTTGTCTTTATGCTGACCTCTTTTGGCCTCTCCTACATGGCCTCGCACAAGGGCTCGTCGCTGATGGAAGGCGCGGTAAAGCCGGCCACCCAACAAGCCGCGCCAGCGCCCAAAACGGCTGCTCAGTTTCCAACAGCCGCCCCGACTGCGCCGGGACAACCAGCCGCTCCGCTGAGCTCCAAATAGTGAAAACGCGGAGGGCCATCTCCTGATCATAAGGATATGAAACAAGGACATGGTCAGGAAAAGCCTCCCCGGACGGTTCTTTTTATATTGACAAACTTTTTTGAAACAGGTAATGACACGCTCCGCCGCGATGCGTTGGTAACAGCCCTTGCATGGCGCTTCACGGTTCGCTGCCGAAGTGGTGGAATCTGGTAGACACGCTATCTTGAGGGGGTAGTGGACACAATCCGTCCGGGTTCAAGTCCCGGCTTCGGCACCATAAAAAGAAAACAGCGACAAAGGGTGGTTAGAGATGCGATCTGACCACCCTTTGTCTATTGGAGCAGTTTTGAATTGCTTTTCAGCAAAGCTCCCGCCCCGGTCTGTCAGGAATGATTTATTCGGGAATGACAAATGGTTTTGCAATTGCCTCATGTGAAATTAATCACACCTTGCTGTTTTTTCACTTGACAGAACATCCCTGTACGCTAATAGTGATCATCAAAGTTTTGAGAGAAGCGAGTGTTGCTTATTTTGTCTTCAGCACGCAGGTGAGAAGAAGATAAACTAAGGAGATGCTTATGAAATGGTATAAAATGGCTGCGCTGATCTTGGGCATGCTGATTACAGCAACGACTACGGCCGTAGCCGGAGATTTTGACTGGCTCAGGGATCTTAATATTCAGGCGCAGGCTGATTCATCAGGATTCAGGGCAAGGCTTGCCACCCGCTTCCAGATCGGCGATGCCCAGATCAGCGCAGTGCTGGGGAATATCACGGATCCGGCAGACGCATACATGGTGTTCAGGCTGGGAGAGTTGTCCCATAATTCGCCGGAAAGAGTAGTAGATGTGTACAAGGCCAACAAGAAAAAAGACTGGGGCGTCATCGCCCAGCAGTTGGGGATCAAGCCCGGCTCCTCTGAATTTCACGCCTTGAAGCAGGGTCATGATCTCGACCGTGGCTCAGACAAGGGCAAGAAAGACTCGCAGGGTAAGAATAAAGTTAACGACAGGGATAAGGGAAAGGGAAAAAACAAATGATCGCGACAGTGATCGATTGGAGGATAATATGAACAAATTTTTTATTGCCATTGTTTTGGGCGCTTTATTGTCTGTTTCCTGCGCTGCAACCATCGGACCTCATGGCGCCAGCGTCTCGATCGCCCCGGCTCTTCCCGTAACGGTGGAGTTGGTGGAGCCATACTACGTTTATGGCGGCTATCACTATTATTACAATAATGCCCGGTGGTACTACTCCCGTTCGCAGAGTGGTCCCTGGATTGATCTACCCAGGGACCGTTATCCAAAAGAGGTGAGAAGAAGGGGTAACGATCGCGATCGCGGAGATCAGGGCAGAGGGCGGAAGACCGGACATGATCGCGATTAGTCTTCAACGGTTGAAATAAGCGAAGTTTGCAAAAA encodes the following:
- the thiM gene encoding hydroxyethylthiazole kinase, producing the protein MTPSSIWAAVQAIREKGPVVHNITNYVVMNNTANALLAIGASPIMAHAGQEMEEMVGIASALVVNIGTLSEGWVASMFKAAEAARKKGIPIVLDPAGAGATSYRTKTARELIKTVPPTIIRGNASEIMALLDADSKTKGVDSSASSEEAVAIGRELHQQSGSVVCISGATDYTIGPAGVIMTKNGHPLLMARVTGLGCTASALCGAFAAVSSDPFLAAAEAMSVMGIAGELAASRSQGPGSLQLNFLDALYALSAEQIASALLISSYNY
- the secG gene encoding preprotein translocase subunit SecG yields the protein MHTLITILHIIICLILILVVLLQAGKGASMGAVFGGSSQTVFGSSGPGGFLSRMTTVVAVVFMLTSFGLSYMASHKGSSLMEGAVKPATQQAAPAPKTAAQFPTAAPTAPGQPAAPLSSK
- the tpiA gene encoding triose-phosphate isomerase; translation: MARTVIAGNWKMNKTIGEAVAFAADLCKALADKPDLPEIIIAPPFTALQAVSAVISGSSISLAAQNIHEADKGAFTGEISGGMLREAGCRFVIIGHSERRILFGEENERLNKKLVAALGAGLNPIFCIGESLQNREENRMEEVIGEQLKEGLNNLDDNDIRRILIAYEPVWAIGTGKTAAPSQAQEMHRFIRNWIAGRHSKELSEETVILYGGSVTPQNVALLMSQPDINGALVGGASLDVESFVRIVEYKSNQGV